The Thiothrix subterranea genome has a segment encoding these proteins:
- a CDS encoding DUF6174 domain-containing protein, translating into MKYTLLTTLCAGLLSGCVATNPALTDNTSAVVQHPAPSTDSYFLANRDLLAAETKWRLHKPAHYRYTLQRSCFCTAEFRKPIAIEVSGNTVTQSTVDGVALALERRADALTVEDLFDIIRKAVDSKAARISVQYDLDNGRPLSISIDQNLQMADEEMHYTASDFKAVTKAKAKKKAKKTVKKSTKK; encoded by the coding sequence ATGAAATACACATTGCTGACCACACTCTGCGCGGGCTTGCTGAGTGGTTGTGTCGCAACCAATCCAGCCTTAACCGATAATACCAGCGCGGTGGTGCAACACCCTGCGCCGTCTACCGACAGCTATTTTCTTGCCAACCGCGACCTGCTGGCGGCTGAAACCAAATGGCGGCTACACAAACCCGCGCATTACCGCTACACCTTGCAACGCTCGTGTTTCTGCACCGCTGAATTTCGCAAACCGATTGCCATTGAAGTATCAGGCAACACGGTCACCCAATCAACCGTAGACGGCGTAGCCCTCGCACTGGAACGCCGCGCTGATGCCTTAACCGTGGAAGATTTGTTCGACATTATCCGCAAAGCTGTTGACAGCAAAGCTGCCCGTATCAGCGTGCAATACGATTTGGATAATGGTCGCCCACTCTCAATCAGCATCGACCAAAACTTACAGATGGCTGACGAGGAAATGCATTACACCGCCTCCGACTTCAAAGCCGTCACCAAAGCCAAGGCAAAAAAGAAAGCCAAAAAAACCGTCAAAAAATCCACCAAAAAATAA